The following proteins are co-located in the Ketogulonicigenium robustum genome:
- a CDS encoding pyridoxal phosphate-dependent aminotransferase, whose translation MKLSQRGDVDPFIVMDVMEAARKAEAEGRHIIHMEVGQPSTGAPQAALARLVGELQGDAMGYTVGLGLPELRARIAQHYADVYGVDLDPARVVVTAGASGAFLLAFNALFETGARVGLGYPCYPSYRQILRALDMQPVGIRTGMENRMQPVAADLAGLDLAGLLVASPANPTGTMLDRAAYSNLSDACRSHDISLISDEIYHGIEYGIPAISALNVTDDVYVINSFSKYFSMTGWRVGWMVVPEDQVRQVERLAQNMFICPGHAAQRLALYALDARPELDANLAVYAANRDLLVAGLRAAGLDRFAPPDGAFYIYVDVSAYTDNSLTFAADLLDEAGIAAAPGVDFDPEEGQRWMRFCYARQTADIVEGIARLQAFMAKRAAGVR comes from the coding sequence ATGAAACTGTCGCAGCGCGGAGATGTCGACCCGTTTATCGTGATGGATGTGATGGAGGCCGCGCGTAAGGCCGAGGCCGAGGGGCGGCACATCATTCATATGGAGGTCGGCCAGCCATCGACCGGCGCGCCGCAGGCTGCCTTGGCCCGTTTGGTGGGTGAATTGCAGGGCGATGCTATGGGCTACACCGTAGGTTTAGGCTTGCCTGAACTGCGCGCCCGCATCGCGCAGCATTATGCCGATGTTTACGGCGTTGATTTGGATCCGGCGCGTGTGGTGGTGACGGCAGGCGCGTCGGGTGCGTTTTTGCTGGCGTTTAACGCGTTGTTCGAGACCGGCGCGCGGGTGGGTTTGGGTTATCCGTGCTACCCTAGCTATCGGCAAATTTTGCGCGCGCTGGATATGCAGCCTGTGGGTATCCGCACGGGCATGGAAAACCGCATGCAGCCGGTTGCGGCTGATTTGGCGGGGTTGGATTTGGCGGGGCTGCTGGTCGCATCGCCCGCGAACCCGACAGGAACCATGCTGGATCGTGCGGCTTATTCGAATTTAAGTGATGCATGCAGATCGCATGATATATCGCTGATTTCGGACGAGATTTATCATGGAATAGAATACGGCATACCGGCGATCTCGGCGCTGAATGTCACCGATGATGTCTATGTGATCAACAGCTTCTCAAAGTATTTCTCGATGACGGGGTGGCGCGTCGGCTGGATGGTCGTGCCCGAAGACCAAGTCCGGCAGGTCGAGCGGTTGGCGCAGAATATGTTCATTTGCCCCGGCCACGCCGCGCAGCGTTTGGCCCTTTATGCCTTGGATGCACGGCCCGAGTTGGACGCGAATTTGGCGGTTTATGCCGCCAACCGCGACTTGCTGGTTGCGGGTTTGCGCGCGGCGGGGCTCGACCGTTTTGCGCCGCCCGACGGGGCGTTCTATATTTATGTCGATGTCAGCGCCTATACCGACAATTCGCTGACCTTTGCCGCCGATCTGCTGGATGAGGCGGGCATCGCCGCCGCGCCCGGCGTTGATTTCGACCCCGAGGAAGGCCAGCGCTGGATGCGGTTTTGCTATGCGCGCCAGACGGCGGATATTGTCGAAGGCATCGCCCGTCTTCAGGCCTTTATGGCCAAGCGTGCGGCGGGGGTGCGCTGA
- a CDS encoding Hint domain-containing protein: MAQYTLTVFTAGDVTTNDTSSIYTIGHTRQMVIDDADGLFASGDPSTTLVEDLILPQPGSDETILVSAGSSLDLAVYFPGVDAEGNPFDLYIVLLPYESSTGTGVTYVFFSTNHTIEPGSVMYRDMAGTVVANQGTPVGTVTADLRQAICFGADAMILTADGYRAAGGLSVGDLVMTQDRGLQPIRWIDKKTLSTHALARALKLRPVHITAGSLGDGLPRTDLTVSQQHRVMVSSRIAARMGGAAEVLVAAKHLVGLPGVSIRDDLAPVTYVHFALDDHGIVFANGIASESLYLGPQALTMMGQSARDELFAIFPALTEMSHFVQPARPFISGGKARSLVARHVANGKSFGVTNRVEI, encoded by the coding sequence ATGGCGCAATACACGCTAACTGTCTTCACTGCAGGTGATGTTACTACGAATGACACAAGCTCTATTTATACGATAGGGCATACACGGCAGATGGTCATTGATGATGCGGATGGCCTGTTTGCCAGTGGCGACCCTTCCACAACGCTGGTCGAGGACCTTATCTTGCCGCAACCGGGGTCCGATGAAACGATTCTCGTTTCGGCGGGGTCGTCTTTGGATTTAGCGGTATATTTCCCGGGCGTAGATGCCGAGGGAAATCCGTTTGACCTCTATATTGTTTTGTTGCCATACGAGAGCAGTACCGGCACCGGCGTGACCTACGTTTTCTTCTCGACCAATCATACGATTGAGCCGGGCAGTGTCATGTACCGTGACATGGCGGGAACCGTTGTTGCGAACCAGGGCACGCCCGTCGGTACGGTAACGGCGGATTTGCGGCAGGCGATTTGCTTTGGCGCAGACGCGATGATCTTGACCGCAGATGGCTATCGGGCGGCCGGAGGGCTGTCTGTGGGTGATTTGGTCATGACGCAGGACCGTGGCTTGCAGCCGATCCGCTGGATCGACAAGAAGACGCTGAGTACGCATGCGCTGGCGCGCGCGCTCAAGCTGCGGCCGGTACACATCACGGCTGGTTCGCTTGGGGATGGCCTGCCGCGTACTGATCTGACCGTTTCGCAGCAGCATCGCGTTATGGTCTCGTCGCGCATTGCGGCGCGTATGGGCGGCGCCGCTGAAGTGTTGGTCGCGGCGAAGCATTTGGTGGGTTTGCCCGGTGTCAGCATTCGCGATGATTTGGCGCCCGTCACATATGTGCATTTCGCGCTGGACGATCATGGTATTGTTTTTGCAAACGGGATTGCGTCTGAAAGCCTTTATTTGGGGCCGCAGGCGCTGACAATGATGGGGCAAAGTGCGCGCGATGAATTGTTCGCCATTTTCCCTGCTTTGACGGAAATGAGCCATTTTGTTCAACCTGCGCGCCCCTTTATCAGTGGCGGTAAGGCGCGGTCTTTGGTGGCGCGCCATGTGGCGAATGGTAAGTCATTCGGTGTTACAAATCGCGTGGAGATATAG
- a CDS encoding N-acetylmuramoyl-L-alanine amidase: protein MLRAIWLALVFALCSAGAQAQMAGLARLDAGQSRIVVEGGGAALDLGLSQVVPWRVFTLDEPRRLVLDFRAVDFGQARAADLLQGLPEAALRFGAMRPGWSRLVLDLPAPLRVASAEMRVDAGNGAARLQVRLAPTDAESFMHDAGIPQATGWDMIPAAVPKPNEDGRLVVAIDAGHGGIDPGAQRDGVVEARLMLTLAHELADALQRTGDFQPVLTRSEDVFVPLSERMTLARAAGADVFISLHVDAVDQPQVRGAVVYTQGAEAADRATALMAERHNRGDLLGGVDLAGQDDTVAGVLMDLARRETGPASERLATALVTHLRGAGAAMNDHPHRRAPLWVLNAADFPSVLIEAGFISNPAERTRLDTVIGRQAIILGIVSGLQDWAQSESALGPLQRR from the coding sequence ATGCTGCGGGCGATTTGGCTGGCGCTGGTGTTTGCCCTGTGCAGCGCGGGTGCGCAGGCGCAGATGGCGGGGCTGGCGCGCCTTGATGCGGGGCAGAGCCGGATCGTCGTTGAAGGTGGCGGCGCCGCGTTGGATTTGGGCCTCTCGCAAGTTGTGCCGTGGCGGGTGTTCACGCTGGATGAACCGCGCCGCCTTGTGCTGGATTTTCGGGCCGTCGACTTTGGGCAGGCCCGCGCGGCGGATTTGCTGCAAGGCCTGCCCGAAGCTGCGTTGCGTTTTGGGGCTATGCGGCCGGGGTGGTCGCGGCTGGTGCTGGATCTGCCCGCGCCGCTGCGCGTGGCCAGCGCCGAGATGCGCGTGGATGCGGGTAATGGGGCGGCGCGGTTGCAGGTGCGTCTGGCCCCCACCGATGCCGAGAGCTTTATGCACGACGCCGGAATTCCGCAGGCGACAGGCTGGGATATGATCCCTGCCGCCGTACCAAAACCTAATGAAGACGGGCGTTTGGTGGTTGCAATTGATGCGGGCCATGGCGGGATTGACCCCGGCGCGCAGCGCGATGGCGTGGTCGAGGCGCGCCTGATGCTGACGCTGGCGCATGAGCTGGCCGACGCGTTGCAGCGCACGGGCGATTTCCAGCCCGTGCTGACCCGTAGCGAGGATGTTTTCGTGCCCTTGTCCGAACGGATGACTCTTGCGCGGGCGGCGGGCGCGGATGTGTTCATATCGCTGCACGTTGATGCGGTGGATCAGCCGCAGGTGCGTGGCGCGGTGGTTTACACCCAAGGGGCCGAGGCCGCCGACCGCGCCACCGCCCTGATGGCCGAGCGCCATAATCGCGGTGATCTGCTGGGCGGCGTCGATCTGGCGGGGCAGGACGACACGGTTGCGGGGGTGCTGATGGATTTGGCGCGCCGCGAAACCGGCCCCGCGTCCGAGCGGCTGGCCACCGCGCTGGTGACCCATTTGCGCGGCGCGGGGGCGGCGATGAACGACCATCCGCATCGCCGCGCGCCGCTGTGGGTTCTGAACGCAGCCGATTTTCCCTCGGTTCTGATCGAGGCCGGGTTTATATCGAACCCGGCCGAGCGTACGCGGCTGGATACCGTCATCGGCCGTCAGGCGATTATATTGGGGATCGTCAGCGGCTTGCAGGATTGGGCGCAATCTGAATCGGCGCTGGGGCCGTTGCAGCGCCGCTAG
- the prfB gene encoding peptide chain release factor 2 → MRSETRDIIAAIEKSIDLVAQRMDRETAGYRLEEFNARVEDPTLWDNPEAAQKLMRERQILVDQIGTVDGLRRELSDNIELIEMGEAEGDDDVVAEAEEALRALRETSAQKEIEALLNGEADGNDTFLEINAGAGGTESCDWASILARMYVRWAEKKGYTVEMQSESPGEEAGIKSVSYKISGHNAYGWLKSESGVHRLVRISPYDSAARRHTSFSSVWVYPVVDDNIEIEVLDKDIRLDTYRSSGAGGQHVNKTDSAVRITHFPTGIVVTSSEKSQHQNREIAMKALKSRLYQLELDKRNAAINEAHEAKGDAGWGNQIRSYVLQPYQMVKDLRTGFETSDTQGVLDGDLDGFMAATLAMDVSGKSRAEANAED, encoded by the coding sequence ATGCGTAGCGAAACGCGAGATATTATTGCCGCCATTGAAAAATCCATCGATCTGGTCGCCCAGCGGATGGACAGGGAAACGGCTGGCTACCGGCTGGAAGAATTCAACGCGCGCGTTGAAGACCCGACCCTGTGGGACAACCCCGAGGCCGCCCAGAAGCTTATGCGCGAGCGCCAGATTCTGGTCGACCAGATCGGCACCGTCGACGGCCTACGTCGCGAGTTGAGCGATAATATCGAGCTGATCGAGATGGGCGAGGCCGAGGGTGATGACGATGTCGTCGCCGAGGCCGAGGAAGCCCTTCGCGCGCTGCGCGAGACATCGGCGCAAAAAGAGATCGAGGCACTGCTGAACGGCGAGGCCGACGGCAACGACACCTTCTTGGAAATTAACGCAGGCGCGGGCGGCACCGAAAGCTGCGACTGGGCCTCGATCTTGGCGCGGATGTATGTCCGCTGGGCCGAGAAAAAGGGCTATACGGTTGAAATGCAATCGGAAAGCCCGGGGGAAGAGGCCGGCATCAAGTCGGTGTCTTACAAAATCTCCGGCCATAACGCCTATGGTTGGCTGAAGTCGGAATCGGGTGTTCACCGCTTGGTACGCATCTCGCCCTACGATTCGGCGGCGCGGCGGCATACGTCGTTCAGCTCGGTCTGGGTGTATCCGGTGGTTGACGATAACATCGAGATCGAGGTGCTGGACAAGGACATTCGTCTGGACACCTACCGCTCGTCCGGGGCGGGTGGACAGCACGTCAACAAGACCGACTCGGCCGTGCGGATCACCCACTTCCCGACAGGGATCGTTGTGACCAGTTCGGAAAAGTCGCAGCACCAGAACCGTGAAATCGCCATGAAGGCCCTGAAATCGCGCCTGTATCAACTGGAGCTGGATAAGCGCAACGCCGCCATCAACGAGGCCCACGAGGCCAAGGGCGATGCAGGCTGGGGCAACCAAATCCGATCCTATGTGCTGCAGCCCTACCAAATGGTGAAGGATTTGCGCACCGGGTTTGAAACATCCGATACCCAGGGTGTGCTTGATGGCGATTTGGACGGTTTCATGGCCGCGACCCTTGCAATGGACGTATCCGGCAAGAGCCGCGCCGAGGCGAACGCCGAAGATTGA